Proteins encoded by one window of Lathyrus oleraceus cultivar Zhongwan6 chromosome 1, CAAS_Psat_ZW6_1.0, whole genome shotgun sequence:
- the LOC127095917 gene encoding zinc finger BED domain-containing protein RICESLEEPER 2-like: MESMDTSEYAQGQDETHKEILSTLWIIFTKIGKGKDGVERAACNFCSTDFAIGKNPKSGQSYGTSHLSRHVFICKSFQLSLFSLEESSSLTQINQNTHRELLGEAIIAHDLPFSFVKYEKIRVWVKYLNPCVEMASRNTMVSYIEKIYDKERIKLKEIMGRIPNKIYLTSDVWTASTSEGYICLTAHFIDENWKLVSYLLNFLRMKPPHTGIALEATLFDCLKQWGIDKKIFTITLDNASANDNMQDHLKTHLRVQGNLMCDGEFFHIRCSAHVLNLIVQEGLKVASEALHKIRESVKHIKGSDGRMLKFRDCVEDAGINVSGGLRFDVSTRWNSTYLMLESALQYRKAFEFYKVADRSYKYCPSDEEWEKGERICEFLEPFYEITNLISGSSYPTANLYFMQVWKVQCILEKHQKSIDKVIKDMSDNMKMKFDKYWKNYSIVLAFGAILDPRLKDKFLKFCYTTLDASTSEGKLKNVMDKFKGLYEEYVSYSTNQSVSLSQPSNEFNTLAKLSREGNKAKKSKIITY; encoded by the exons ATGGAGTCAATGGATACGAGTGAGTATGCACAAGGTCAAGATGAAACTCATAAGGAAATATTGTCAACACTTTGGATTATTTTCACTAAAATCGGCAAAGGAAAAGATGGAGTTGAAAGAGCTGCATGCAATTTTTGTAGTACTGATTTTGCCATTGGAAAAAACCCCAAGTCTGGTCAAAGTTATGGAACTTCACATCTAAGTCGTCATGTTTTTATTTGTAAAAGTTTTCAGTTGAGCCTTTTTAGTCTAGAGGAATCGTCAAGCCTAACCCAAATCAACCAAAACACACATCGTGAATTACTTGGAGAAGCCATTATTGCACATGATCTTCCTTTTAGCTTTGTCAAGTATGAAAAAATTCGAGTTTGGGTGAAATATTTGAATCCATGTGTTGAAATGGCCTCTAGGAATACCATGGTGTCATATATTGAAAAAATATATGATAAAGAAAGGATCAAGCTTAAGGAAATCATGGGTAGGATTCCAAATAAAATTTATCTAACATCGGATGTTTGGACAGCATCTACTAGTGAGGGTTATATCTGTTTGACTGCTCATTTTATTGATGAAAATTGGAAGTTAGTTAGTTATCTTCTTAACTTTCTTCGAATGAAGCCCCCCCACACGGGTATTGCACTGGAAGCTACTTTATTTGATTGCTTAAAGCAATGGGGAATAGATAAGAAAATATTTACTATTACGCTGGATAATGCATCTGCCAATGATAACATGCAAGACCACTTGAAAACTCATCTTCGAGTGCAAGGCAATTTGATGTGTGATGGTGAATTTTTTCATATCCGATGTTCGGCCCATGTACTCAACTTAATTGTCCAAGAGGGTTTAAAAGTTGCTAGTGAAGCCCTCCATAAAATTAGAGAGAGTGTCAAGCATATTAAAGGATCTGATGGAAGGATGCTTAAGTTTAGAGATTGTGTCGAGGATGCAGGGATAAATGTTAGCGGTGGTTTAAGATTTGATGTATCTACTAGATGGAATAGCACTTATTTGATGCTTGAAAGTGCCTTGCAATATAGGAAAGCTTTTGAGTTTTATAAGGTGGCGGATAGAAGTTATAAATATTGTCCATCTGATGAGGAATGGGAAAAGGGGGAAAGGATTTGTGAGTTTTTAGAACCTTTTTATGAAATTACCAATTTGATTTCTGGTTCATCTTATCCAACTGCAAATCTGTATTTCATGCAAGTGTGGAAAGTCCAGTGCATTTTAGAAAAACATCAAAAAAGTATTGATAAGGTGATAAAAGATATGTCTGATAAtatgaaaatgaaatttgacAAATACTGGAAAAACTATAGTATTGTGCTAGCATTTGGAGCTATTCTTGATCCACGCTTGAAAGATAAATTTTTGAAGTTTTGCTATACTACACTTGATGCCTCAACCTCTGAAGGGAAACTTAAGAATGTAATGGATAAATTCAAAGGGCTTTATGAAGAATATGTGAGTTATTCTACCAATCAAAGTGTTTCTCTTTCTCAACCATCTAATGAGTTCAACACATTGGCTAAGCTATCTAGAGAGGGGAATAAAGCTAAAAAATCAAAGATTATAACC TATTAG